A segment of the Gemmatimonadota bacterium genome:
AGGAGATCGCACCCCCAGGCCAACCCCTCCCCGACAGCTTCGAGATCGTCCCCTGAACCGAGGGGGCTCAGTGGTTGAGTTCGTAAGTGCGGTGACGCACCGGGACATCTGAGCTGGTCCGTCAAGGTTTACGGTGTTTGTTCGGGTTCCATGCTCCTCAGGCTGCGACCGGGAGTTTGAAGCGCTCGACGAGGGGAAAGCCACGCCTGGGAGCGCGACGCCGCCAGCGGGGATGGATCGGCGGCCGAATGCGACCGTACTTACGAATTCGACCGCCAAACTAAGGGGCCCGTGGCAGACGCCGCTGGCGTTCTCGCGTGAGCTGGATCTGCTGCGGGACGGAAGCCAGGTTCTGGGCTGCGTAATACAGATTGAGCCCCGACGCCAGGTTCAGGAAGATCAGCACCATGAAGGCCGGCATGAACCACATCATCGCCTTCATTTGCGGATTGGCCGCTGGCATGGAGCGAGAGCTGAGCCACTGCATGAGGAACATGCTCCCGCCGAGCACCACGGGCAGGATATAGAAGGGGTCGCGACGCGAAAGGTCCGGCAGCCACATGAACTCGACGCCTCGGAACTCGATCGTGCTCTGGAAGACGAAGAAGAGTGTGATCAGCACGGGGAACGGGATCAACATGGGGAGGCACCCGCCCAGCGGATTGAATCCCTCCTCCTTGTAAAGCCGCAGCATCTCCTTCTGAAGCCGTTGCGGGTCCGCCTTGTACTTCTCCTGGATCTCCTTCATCCGGGGCTGGAGCTCCATGTTCTTCATCTGGGAGCGCATGGCGCGCGCATTGAGCGGCCAGAGCACCATTCGAACGCCCACGCCGAAGAGGATCAGCACCCAGCCGTAGGCTAGATTGAGAGCGGCGTGGAGCTGTACCAGCGCCCACGTGATCACGTGGGCGAGGGGGCGAATGATGGGGCGGAGCACCCGCCAGCCGTAAGGGTTCGCTTCTTCCAGCCCGCGCCCCAGGGCCACCAGGCGTTCGTATTCCTGCGGGCCGACATAGAGTTGGAAGCGGAAGGATCCGTCCCGGTCCACGGGGGCGGGAACCGCCAGCTCCGCGGCGGCCCAGGCCCCAGGAACTTCGCGGGCAATCACGCCACCGAACTGCCCACCGTCCTCGGCTGCAGGACTCAGTGCCGCCAGCAGGAAGTACTTATTCTTGAGACCGACCCAGGAGAGCGGGCCTTCCTCGATGCGCTCGCCTTCCACCTGCCCGAGCGCCACACTCCGAACGCCCTCCCGGCGACTGT
Coding sequences within it:
- the yidC gene encoding membrane protein insertase YidC, whose translation is MDSTRFLLAIVLTIAVVIITNLLFPPAPQRPPTPPGEAPVPADTGPRAEPPAAARADTPRPERAGPAGAAAQVPETLAPADTVVVESRLYRFGLSTRGAALVSAELLQFASFTRDGPVQLVPPEAPALLGYRVQVGPRLVDLSRLAFQGEPQAQARLEPGRRERTVRFAFQDPESDLSLEVSYTFQPESYVIQVAGRVHAEGETPRLLLDLGPRLGINEADSAEDQRAMAYVINSRREGVRSVALGQVEGERIEEGPLSWVGLKNKYFLLAALSPAAEDGGQFGGVIAREVPGAWAAAELAVPAPVDRDGSFRFQLYVGPQEYERLVALGRGLEEANPYGWRVLRPIIRPLAHVITWALVQLHAALNLAYGWVLILFGVGVRMVLWPLNARAMRSQMKNMELQPRMKEIQEKYKADPQRLQKEMLRLYKEEGFNPLGGCLPMLIPFPVLITLFFVFQSTIEFRGVEFMWLPDLSRRDPFYILPVVLGGSMFLMQWLSSRSMPAANPQMKAMMWFMPAFMVLIFLNLASGLNLYYAAQNLASVPQQIQLTRERQRRLPRAP